A window of Cellulomonas sp. SLBN-39 genomic DNA:
CGGGACAGCACGTGCGCGTCGCTGAACGGGTCGTGCTGCTGCACCGCCAGGACGCGGCCGTCCACGAGGCGGAAGACCGCGACCTGCACGAGCGCGGGCCCGTCGGGCACGAGGGCGGCCGCGCCGCGCTCGGTGGCGAGCACGTCGAGGGGGCACACGGCCACCCAGGTCAGGGTGCGCTGCGGGGCGTCGAGGGTCGTCATGACCGCACCTCCAGGGTCGAGCCGGCGACGAGGACGGGTTCGCCGCGCTCGGCGGCGGCGCGCTCGGCGGCGGTCGCTGGGCGGACCTGCCCCCGTTCGGCGACGTACGCGAGCGACGGGTCGGGCGTGTCGGGGGCGTTGACGAAGGACGCGAACCGGCGCAGCTTCTCCGGGTCGTCGAGGGTGGCGCGCCACTCGTCCTCGTAGTCCTCGACGTGCCGGGCCATCTGCGCGTCGAGGTCCGCGGCGATGCCGAGGGAGTCGTCCATGACGACGGCGCGCACGCCGTCCAGGCCGCCCTCGACCTCCTCGATCCACGGCGCGGTGCGCTGCAGCCGGTCGGCGGTGCGCACGTAGTAGAGGAGGAAGCGGTCGATGGTGCGCACGAGGGTCGGCGTGTCGAGGTCCTCCGCGAGGAGCTTCGCGTGCCGGGGCGTGAACCCGCCGTTGCCGCCGACGTAGACGTTCCAGCCCTTGTCGGTGGCGATGACGCCGACGTCCTTGCCGCGGGCCTCGGCGCACTCGCGCGCGCAGCCCGACACCCCGAGCTTGATCTTGTGCGGCGAGCGCAGGCCCCGGTACCGCAGCTCGAGCATCACGGCCAGCGCGACGGAGTCCTGCACCCCGAACCGGCACCACGTCGACCCGACGCAGGACTTCACGGTGCGCAGCGACTTGCCGTAGGCGTGGCCCGACTCGAACCCGGCGTCGACCAGGCGCCGCCAGATCAGCGGCAGCTGGTCGATGCGGGCGCCGAACATGTCGACCCGCTGCCCGCCGGTGATCTTCGTGTACAGCCCGAAGTCGCGGGCGACCTCGCCGATCGCGATGAGCCCGGCCGGGGTGACCTCGCCGCCGGCCATGCGGGGTACCACCGAGTACGAGCCGTCCTTCTGGAGGTTCGCCATGACGTGGTCGTTGGTGTCCTGCATCGCGGCCCGCTCGCCGTCCAGCACGTGCGCGGGCGCCGTGGTCGCCAGGATCGAGGCGACGGCCGGCTTGCAGATGTCGCAGCCGCGCCCCCCGGCCCGGGTCCCGAACCGCTCGACGACCTCGGTGAACGTGCGGACCCCCGCGACGCGCACGGCGTCGTAGAGCTGGGCCCGCGAGAGCGCGAAGTGCTCGCACAGGGCGGTCGACACCGTGACGCCGAGCTTCTCCAGCTCGGTCGCCATGAGCTTCTTGACCAGCGGCAGGCACGAGCCGCAGCTGGTCCCGGCGCGCGTGCAGGCCTTCACGGCACCGAGGTCGTGGCAGCCCTCGTCGGTCACCGCGTGCCGGATCTGCCCGGCCGAGACGTTGTTGCACGAGCAGACCCCGGCGTCGTCGGGCAGCTCGAGGTCGGGGGCGCCGCCGGTGCCCTCGGGCAGCAGGAACGCCGACGGGTCGCCGGGCAGCTCGCGGCCGAGCATGGGGCGCAGGCTCGCGTACGCGCTCGCGTCGCCGACGAGGACACCGCCGAGGAGGGTGCGCGCGTCGTCGGACAGCACGAGCTTCTTGTAGACCCCCGCGACCGGGTCGGCCCAGACGATCTCCAGCGCGCCGGGCGTGCGGGCGAACGCGTCGCCGAAGCTCGCCACGTCGACGCCCGCGAGCTTGAGCTTGGTCGCCGTGTCGGCGCCGGGGAACGCCGAGACACCCCCGAGCAGCCGGTCGACCGTGATCTCCGCCATCGTGTAGCCGGGGGCGACCAGGCCGATGCAGGCGCCCTGGATGCACGCGACCTCCCCGACCGCGGACACGTCCGGGTCGTCGGTCAGGCACGTGTCGTCCACGACGACACCGCCGCGCGGGCCGATCGTCAGGCCGGCGTCGCGCGCCAGCTCGTCGCGGGGCCGCACGCCCGCGGCCACGACGACGACCTCGGCGTCCATCCGCGTGCCGTCCGCGAGCTCGACCCGGCCGACCCCGCCGCGCCGGTGCTCGTGCACGCGAGTCGTCATCGCCTGCGTGCGCACGCCGATCCCGATGCGGTTGATCAGGCGGCGCAGCGCCTCGCCGCCGCCGAGGTCCACCTGCGCGGACATCAGGTGCGTGTCGACCTGCAGCACCGTGGGGAGCGCCCCGAGCGCGTCGAGCGCGCCGGCGGCCTCCAGGCCCAGCAGGCCGCCGCCGAGGACCACGCCGCGCACCGGGCCGGACCGCTCCGCCTGCAGGTCGTGCACGTACCCGCGCAGCGCCGCGACGTCGTCGAGCGTGCGGTACACGAACACGCCCGGCAGGTCCGCACCCTCCATGGGCGGCACCCACGCGTACGAGCCCGTCGCCAGGACGAGGTGGTCGTAGCCGAACGTGCGGCCGGACGCGGTCGTCACGGACCGGGCGGCCCGGTCGACCGCCACAGCCTTGTCGCCGCGGACCAGCGTGACGAGCGGGTCGTCCCACAGCGCCGGGTCGCCGAGCGCGAGCTCCTCGGGCGAGCGGCCCGAGAAGAAGCTGGTGAGCGCGACCCGGTCGTACGGGCGGCGCGGCTCCTCGGCGAGCACGGTGACGCGCCACGCGCCGGCCGTGTCGCGGTCGCGCAGGGCCTCGACGAGCCGTTGGGCGACCATGCCGCCGCCGACGACGAGCAGGTGACGTGCGTGCATGGGGGGCTCCCTCGTGGGGGTCGGACGGGGGAAGGGCGTCGTCGTCGACGGTAGGGAGAGCGTGTTTCGTCCGGGGGTACGCGGCCGTTACCCCGCCGGAACGCTTTGCGCACACCGCGGCGGGCACGGCTGTGAGGTCGCGGGACCTCGGTCCCCCGACCGCACCGCCACCAGGCCTCGCCCACGGGCGACAGCCACCGCGTCCTGCACGCGGCGCCGGGCTAGCGTGGGCCCGTGAGCACCCCCGGCACCCCCCGACGGCCCGGCCCGCTCGCCCCCGGCGCGGGGGCCGCCGCGGCCGCGGGCGTGGCCGCCGGTGCCGTGACCACCGGCACCGGCGCCCTCGTCGCCCTGGTCACCGGGGCCTCGACCGACCCGCTCGTCGCGGTGGGCGCCGCGTTCGTCGACGCCACTCCCCCGTGGCTCAAGGACTGGGCGGTCGCCACGTTCGGCACCGCCGACAAGGCCGTGCTCACGGCCGGGTCGGTGCTGGTGCTCGCGCTGCTCGCGGCGCTCGCCGGGGTGCTGGCGTGGTGGCGGTGGCCCGCCGGCGCCGTCCTCGTGGTCGTGCTCGGCGCCGTCGCCGGGCTCGCCGCGGTGGGCCGGCCCGACGCGGGCGTGCTCGCCGCGCTGCCGAGCGTGGCCGGGGCCCTGGCCGGGCTGCTGGTGCTGCGCGCGCTGCTGGCCCGTCTGCCGTCCACCGACGACGCCGGCGGGACGGGCAGCGCGGGCGGGACCGACGGCGCCACCGCCCCGGACGGCGTGCCGCCGCGTGCCGGCGCGTCGCGCCGCGGGTTCCTGCAGGCCACGGCGCTGGCTGCGGGCGGCGGCGTCCTCGCGGTCGCGCTGGGACGCGTCGGCAGCACCCTCGTCCGCGGCACGGCGGCGCTGCGCGAGGCGGTCCGGCTGCCCGCGCCCGCACGGACCGCTCCCCCGCTCGGCGACGTCGACCTCGCGGTCCCCGGCGCGGAGCCCTGGGCCACGCCCGTCACGGACTTCTACCGCATCGACACCGCCCTCGTCGTGCCCCGCGTCGACCCCGCGACGTGGACGCTGCGCGTGCACGGCCTCGTCGAGGAGGAGGTCGTGCTGACCTGGGACGAGCTGCTCGGGTCCGACCTCGTCGAGGCGTGGGTCACGCTCGCGTGCGTGTCCAACCCCGTCGGCGGCGACCTCGTGGGCAACCAGCGCTGGCTCGGCCTGCCGGTCCGCGAGGTGCTCGCCCGGGCCCGCCCCACGGGCGACGCGGACATGGTGCTGTCCCGGTCCGTCGACGGGTTCACCGCGTCCACGCCGCTGGAGGTGCTCACCGACGACCGCGACGCCCTGCTGGCCGTCGCGATGGACGGGCAGCCGCTGCCCGCCGAGCACGGGTTCCCCGTGCGGATGGTCGTGCCCGGGCTCTACGGGTACGTGTCCGCGACCAAGTGGGTCACCGAGCTGGAGGTCACGCGCTTCGACGCGGTGGAGGCGTACTGGACGCAGCGGGGCTGGTCGGCGCGCGGACCGGTGAAGACCCAGTCGCGCATCGACGTGCCGCGCGCCCTCGCCGAGGTCCCTGCCGGCGACGTGGTCGTCGCCGGCACGGCCTGGGCCCAGCACCGCGGCGTGACCGGTGTGCAGGTGCGCGTCGACGACGGGCCGTGGGTCGACGCCGAGCTGGCCGCGGACGGCGGCGTCGACACGTGGCGGCAGTGGCGCCTGGTCTGGGCTGCCGAGCCGGGCGAGCACACGCTGCGCGTGCGGGCCCTGGACCCGGACGGCCCGCAGACGGGTGTGCCCGCCGAGGTCGTGCCCGACGGTGCCACCGGGTACCACGCGGTGGACGTCACCGTCGTGTGACGCGGGGCCGTCAGTACACGTCACGGGCGTAGCGCTGGTCGGCGGACATCGCCTTGACGTACGCCGCCGCGTCGTCCGCGCTCATCGCCCCGTGCACCTGCACGACCTCGCGCAGCGCCGCGTCCACGTCGACCGCCATGCGGGTCGCGTCGCCGCACACGTACAGGTGCGCGCCGCGCTCCAGCCACGCCCACAGGGCCGGGCCGTGCTCGCGCATGCGGTCCTGCACGTACACCTTGGCCCGCTGGTCGCGCGAGAACGCCGTGTCCAGGCGGGTGAGCAGCCCGTCCGCGTGCCACGCCGCGAGCTCGTCCCGGTACCAGTGGTCGGTGGCGGCGTGCTGCTCGCCGAACAGCAGCCAGTTGTCGCCGGTGTGCCCGCGGGCGCGGCGCTCGGCGAGGAACCCGAGGAACGGCGCCACGCCGGTGCCGGGCCCGACCATGACGACCGGCGCCGACGGGTCCTGCGGCGGGCGGAAGTGCGCGTTCGGCTGCACGTGCACCGCGACCTGCGCGTCGGGCGCGCTGTCCGCGAGGAACGCCGAGCACACGCCCGTCCGGTCCGCGCCCGACGGGCTGGTCCACCGCACCACCGACACCGTCAG
This region includes:
- the nirB gene encoding nitrite reductase large subunit NirB, which gives rise to MHARHLLVVGGGMVAQRLVEALRDRDTAGAWRVTVLAEEPRRPYDRVALTSFFSGRSPEELALGDPALWDDPLVTLVRGDKAVAVDRAARSVTTASGRTFGYDHLVLATGSYAWVPPMEGADLPGVFVYRTLDDVAALRGYVHDLQAERSGPVRGVVLGGGLLGLEAAGALDALGALPTVLQVDTHLMSAQVDLGGGEALRRLINRIGIGVRTQAMTTRVHEHRRGGVGRVELADGTRMDAEVVVVAAGVRPRDELARDAGLTIGPRGGVVVDDTCLTDDPDVSAVGEVACIQGACIGLVAPGYTMAEITVDRLLGGVSAFPGADTATKLKLAGVDVASFGDAFARTPGALEIVWADPVAGVYKKLVLSDDARTLLGGVLVGDASAYASLRPMLGRELPGDPSAFLLPEGTGGAPDLELPDDAGVCSCNNVSAGQIRHAVTDEGCHDLGAVKACTRAGTSCGSCLPLVKKLMATELEKLGVTVSTALCEHFALSRAQLYDAVRVAGVRTFTEVVERFGTRAGGRGCDICKPAVASILATTAPAHVLDGERAAMQDTNDHVMANLQKDGSYSVVPRMAGGEVTPAGLIAIGEVARDFGLYTKITGGQRVDMFGARIDQLPLIWRRLVDAGFESGHAYGKSLRTVKSCVGSTWCRFGVQDSVALAVMLELRYRGLRSPHKIKLGVSGCARECAEARGKDVGVIATDKGWNVYVGGNGGFTPRHAKLLAEDLDTPTLVRTIDRFLLYYVRTADRLQRTAPWIEEVEGGLDGVRAVVMDDSLGIAADLDAQMARHVEDYEDEWRATLDDPEKLRRFASFVNAPDTPDPSLAYVAERGQVRPATAAERAAAERGEPVLVAGSTLEVRS
- a CDS encoding molybdopterin-dependent oxidoreductase, which encodes MSTPGTPRRPGPLAPGAGAAAAAGVAAGAVTTGTGALVALVTGASTDPLVAVGAAFVDATPPWLKDWAVATFGTADKAVLTAGSVLVLALLAALAGVLAWWRWPAGAVLVVVLGAVAGLAAVGRPDAGVLAALPSVAGALAGLLVLRALLARLPSTDDAGGTGSAGGTDGATAPDGVPPRAGASRRGFLQATALAAGGGVLAVALGRVGSTLVRGTAALREAVRLPAPARTAPPLGDVDLAVPGAEPWATPVTDFYRIDTALVVPRVDPATWTLRVHGLVEEEVVLTWDELLGSDLVEAWVTLACVSNPVGGDLVGNQRWLGLPVREVLARARPTGDADMVLSRSVDGFTASTPLEVLTDDRDALLAVAMDGQPLPAEHGFPVRMVVPGLYGYVSATKWVTELEVTRFDAVEAYWTQRGWSARGPVKTQSRIDVPRALAEVPAGDVVVAGTAWAQHRGVTGVQVRVDDGPWVDAELAADGGVDTWRQWRLVWAAEPGEHTLRVRALDPDGPQTGVPAEVVPDGATGYHAVDVTVV